The proteins below come from a single Deltaproteobacteria bacterium genomic window:
- a CDS encoding metallopeptidase family protein has protein sequence MDRSRFEQLVEEALDELPEEFAARLENVEVVVEDEPAPDLLREMELDPRRDTLFGLYQGVPLSDRGAGYGMVLPDRITIFYRPLVRTYHTPGAIRRQIKKTVVHEVGHFFGLDDDEIRAAGY, from the coding sequence ATGGATCGGAGCCGGTTCGAGCAGTTGGTGGAGGAGGCCCTCGATGAACTGCCGGAGGAGTTTGCCGCCCGGCTGGAGAACGTCGAGGTGGTCGTAGAAGACGAGCCGGCCCCGGATCTGCTGCGTGAAATGGAACTCGATCCGCGCCGCGATACCCTGTTTGGGCTCTACCAGGGCGTTCCCTTGAGCGATCGCGGTGCCGGCTACGGCATGGTGCTACCCGACCGCATCACGATCTTCTACCGTCCGCTGGTACGGACCTACCACACCCCGGGTGCGATCCGGCGTCAGATCAAGAAGACGGTCGTCCACGAGGTCGGGCATTTCTTCGGCCTCGATGACGACGAAATCCGGGCGGCGGGCTACTAG
- a CDS encoding cytochrome c maturation protein CcmE: MHRRLKFVLGGGGIVLAVSYLVSTATLDSATYYLTVSEAAESAHGGATVRVKGKVQGGSIARHAEEPRLAFVLSDSRQQLRVRYDGLLPDLFSDGREVIVEGRLDGGELRAQAILASCPSKYDSPDGAAPARDR, translated from the coding sequence ATGCACAGGCGGCTGAAGTTCGTTCTGGGTGGTGGGGGAATCGTTCTGGCGGTGAGCTATCTGGTATCCACCGCCACGCTCGACTCGGCCACGTATTATCTGACCGTCAGCGAGGCGGCCGAATCGGCGCATGGCGGGGCGACCGTGCGGGTCAAAGGCAAAGTCCAGGGCGGCAGCATCGCACGGCACGCCGAGGAGCCGCGGTTGGCGTTCGTCCTCAGTGACAGCCGGCAGCAGCTGCGCGTTCGCTACGACGGTCTGCTGCCGGACCTCTTCAGCGACGGCCGCGAGGTCATAGTTGAGGGGCGCCTCGACGGCGGCGAGTTGCGGGCGCAAGCGATCCTGGCGAGTTGCCCATCGAAGTACGATTCGCCGGATGGTGCGGCCCCGGCTCGTGATCGCTAG
- a CDS encoding AMP-binding protein, protein MIFEQARARPGAVALDDLTCRRTWAELIDRSTRVAHLLRDEFGLRPNQHAAVLMGNRVEFIELVLGAMLAGIWLTPINRHLQAEEVAYIGADSGARVVFVDADHEAIARQTPTAAVVLAGDELDRALARVSDEPLSLAGPAGATMIYTSGTSGRPKGVKRARPATLGAALAAAAAAGRALGLDGSGPHLVTGPLYHAAPLLFAMYDQANGAPIVIMPRWDAEPTLHLIREREIRHTHMVPTMFVRLLRLDEAVQNQFDPSSLRVVLHGAAPIAPAVKRRMIEWWGKVLVEYWGATEGGVCTLVDSADWLAHPGTVGRPTANFEVFAAGDNGRRLPPDEIGVLYCRHRHLATVFEYHGAPEKTAASYLEPGVFTTGDIGRVDAAGYVYLTDRQSNLIIAGGVNIYPAEIEQVLQQHPAVADAAVFGIPDDEWGESVKAAVELAPGRQPSAALAAEILAFARQHLAAYKVPRSIDFEAELPRHPTGKLYTRRLRDRHWKGRERRI, encoded by the coding sequence ATGATCTTCGAGCAGGCAAGAGCACGCCCGGGTGCGGTGGCACTCGATGATCTGACGTGCCGGCGCACTTGGGCCGAGCTGATCGATCGCAGCACGCGGGTGGCGCACTTGTTGCGCGACGAATTCGGCTTGCGGCCGAATCAGCACGCAGCCGTGTTGATGGGCAATCGCGTCGAGTTCATCGAGTTGGTCCTCGGAGCCATGCTCGCCGGCATCTGGCTGACGCCCATCAACCGCCACCTACAAGCTGAGGAAGTGGCCTATATCGGCGCCGACTCCGGGGCGCGGGTGGTGTTTGTCGACGCGGACCATGAAGCGATCGCTCGCCAAACCCCAACCGCGGCGGTGGTGCTGGCGGGAGATGAACTCGATCGCGCGCTGGCGCGAGTATCGGACGAACCGCTGTCGCTCGCTGGCCCCGCCGGCGCCACGATGATTTATACCAGCGGTACCAGCGGCCGGCCCAAGGGCGTCAAACGCGCCCGCCCGGCGACGTTGGGAGCGGCGCTGGCTGCTGCCGCCGCCGCCGGCCGAGCGCTCGGACTCGACGGCAGCGGGCCTCATCTGGTCACCGGGCCGCTCTACCACGCCGCGCCGCTGCTGTTCGCGATGTACGACCAGGCCAATGGCGCCCCGATTGTCATCATGCCGCGCTGGGATGCCGAGCCGACGCTGCACCTGATTCGGGAGCGCGAGATTCGACACACCCACATGGTACCGACGATGTTCGTAAGGCTGCTGCGGCTCGATGAAGCGGTGCAAAACCAGTTCGACCCGTCTTCACTGCGCGTGGTGCTGCACGGGGCGGCGCCGATCGCGCCGGCGGTGAAACGGCGCATGATCGAGTGGTGGGGCAAAGTCCTGGTCGAGTACTGGGGTGCCACCGAGGGCGGCGTGTGCACGCTCGTCGATTCGGCCGATTGGCTGGCGCACCCCGGCACCGTCGGCCGGCCCACGGCCAACTTCGAGGTGTTTGCCGCCGGCGACAACGGCCGGCGCTTGCCCCCGGACGAGATCGGGGTCCTCTACTGCCGCCACCGGCATCTGGCCACGGTCTTCGAGTACCACGGCGCGCCCGAGAAGACCGCGGCGAGCTACTTGGAACCGGGCGTATTCACGACCGGTGATATAGGCCGGGTCGATGCCGCCGGCTACGTCTACCTCACCGATCGCCAGTCGAACCTGATCATCGCCGGGGGCGTCAATATCTACCCGGCCGAGATCGAGCAGGTGTTGCAGCAGCATCCGGCGGTAGCTGACGCGGCCGTGTTCGGGATTCCCGACGATGAATGGGGCGAGAGCGTGAAGGCGGCCGTCGAGCTGGCCCCGGGGCGCCAGCCGTCTGCGGCATTGGCAGCCGAGATTCTGGCCTTCGCCCGCCAGCACTTGGCTGCCTACAAGGTGCCGCGCTCGATTGACTTCGAGGCCGAACTCCCCCGCCATCCGACCGGCAAGCTCTACACCCGCCGGTTACGCGACCGCCATTGGAAAGGGCGGGAGCGCAGGATCTGA
- a CDS encoding alpha/beta hydrolase: MPDSDLLRADAFTIERGAVRGFNMSFVRAGVGGLPLLLIHGWPETKRIWYRNIGPLSEAGFEVIAPDLRGFGDSDIPTDGFFDLAAHSRDLYALVHDRLGHQRVVVAGGDLGGAILQDLGLRFPGFVVRQVLFNGPLPYLREEHRGLRTRPALEAADYYLRQGTGADSLLAELSSEAERRDYVASFYGHRFWAAPGAFTAAAVAFMSAPFAEPAKLRAGWGNYESAMGTRPLSEPPHWGKNPLPTLILFGPEDHIIYPDFDRMAECVFLERIGPFRLRNCGHFVQWEQAHVFNQALRYFCADLLARPRPERCA; this comes from the coding sequence ATGCCGGACTCGGATTTGTTGCGCGCCGATGCCTTTACGATCGAGCGTGGGGCTGTGCGCGGCTTCAACATGAGCTTTGTGCGGGCGGGCGTGGGCGGGTTGCCCTTGTTACTCATCCATGGCTGGCCCGAAACCAAGCGCATCTGGTATCGCAACATCGGCCCGCTCTCAGAGGCCGGCTTCGAGGTCATCGCACCCGACTTGCGCGGCTTCGGAGACAGCGACATTCCTACCGATGGCTTCTTCGATCTAGCGGCGCACTCGCGTGACCTCTACGCCCTGGTACACGACCGACTCGGTCATCAGCGTGTGGTTGTCGCCGGCGGTGATCTCGGTGGCGCCATTTTACAGGACCTCGGGCTGCGCTTCCCCGGCTTTGTCGTGCGCCAGGTGCTCTTCAACGGACCGCTGCCGTATCTGCGCGAGGAGCATCGCGGCCTGCGCACGCGGCCGGCGCTCGAGGCGGCCGACTACTATCTGCGCCAGGGCACCGGCGCCGACAGCCTACTGGCGGAGCTCAGCAGCGAAGCCGAACGGCGCGATTACGTCGCCTCGTTCTACGGCCACCGCTTCTGGGCCGCCCCCGGGGCCTTTACCGCCGCCGCGGTGGCATTCATGAGCGCGCCCTTCGCCGAGCCCGCGAAGCTGCGCGCGGGCTGGGGCAACTACGAATCGGCGATGGGCACGCGCCCGCTCTCAGAGCCGCCGCACTGGGGCAAGAACCCGCTGCCGACCCTGATCCTGTTCGGCCCCGAAGACCACATCATCTACCCCGACTTCGACCGGATGGCCGAGTGCGTTTTTCTCGAGCGCATCGGGCCGTTTCGCTTGCGCAACTGCGGCCATTTCGTCCAGTGGGAGCAAGCCCACGTGTTCAACCAGGCGCTGCGCTACTTCTGCGCCGACCTGCTGGCGCGGCCGCGCCCGGAGCGCTGCGCCTGA
- a CDS encoding lipid-transfer protein yields MGRKVFVIGVGMTKFEKPGSRAWDYPDMAKEAGTKALQDAGIPYDTVEQAVVGYCYGESTCGQRAVYGLGLTGIPIYNVNNNCSTGSTALFMAKQLIEGGIADCALALGFEKMEKGSLGAKYTDRTHPMDRHMQLMADLRGFAAAPAAPQMFGNAGREHMERYGTTALHFAKIGWKNHKHSVNNPYSQFQAEYSLDDILNAPMVYEPLTKLQCCPTSDGSGAAILASEDFVRKHGLQPKAIEIVAMAMATDFTSSFEERSCIKMVGYDLTKQASQKVYRQSGLGPENVDVVELHDCFSCNELITYEALGLCSEGKAGEFVDSGANTYGGKVVVNPSGGLISKGHPLGATGLAQCSELTWQLRGQADKRQVKAAKVALQHNLGLGGAAVVTMYRKAA; encoded by the coding sequence ATGGGCAGAAAGGTTTTCGTCATCGGCGTCGGCATGACCAAGTTCGAGAAGCCGGGCTCGCGCGCCTGGGACTATCCCGACATGGCCAAGGAGGCGGGTACCAAAGCCTTGCAGGACGCGGGCATTCCCTACGATACCGTCGAGCAAGCGGTGGTGGGCTACTGCTACGGAGAGTCCACCTGCGGCCAGCGCGCGGTCTACGGCCTCGGCCTCACCGGCATCCCGATTTACAACGTCAACAACAACTGCTCGACCGGCTCGACCGCACTGTTCATGGCCAAGCAGCTGATCGAGGGCGGCATCGCCGACTGCGCGCTGGCGCTGGGCTTCGAGAAGATGGAAAAGGGCTCGCTCGGCGCCAAGTACACCGATCGCACCCATCCGATGGATCGCCACATGCAACTGATGGCCGATCTGCGCGGGTTTGCTGCGGCGCCGGCGGCGCCGCAGATGTTCGGCAACGCCGGCCGCGAGCACATGGAGCGCTACGGCACCACCGCGCTGCATTTCGCCAAGATCGGCTGGAAGAACCACAAGCACTCGGTGAACAACCCCTACTCGCAGTTCCAGGCCGAGTACTCGCTCGACGATATCCTCAACGCCCCGATGGTCTACGAGCCGCTGACCAAGCTGCAGTGCTGCCCGACCTCGGACGGCTCCGGCGCCGCAATCCTGGCGAGCGAGGATTTCGTCCGCAAGCACGGGTTGCAGCCCAAGGCCATCGAGATCGTCGCCATGGCCATGGCCACCGACTTCACCAGCTCGTTCGAGGAGCGCAGCTGCATCAAGATGGTCGGCTACGACCTCACCAAACAGGCCTCGCAGAAGGTCTACCGGCAGAGCGGCCTCGGCCCCGAAAATGTCGACGTGGTCGAGCTGCACGACTGCTTCTCGTGCAACGAGCTGATCACCTACGAAGCGCTCGGCCTGTGCTCTGAGGGCAAGGCGGGGGAGTTCGTCGACTCGGGCGCCAACACTTACGGCGGCAAGGTCGTCGTCAATCCCTCGGGCGGCTTGATCTCCAAGGGGCATCCCTTGGGCGCCACCGGTCTGGCGCAGTGCAGCGAGCTGACGTGGCAGCTACGCGGTCAAGCCGACAAGCGCCAAGTGAAGGCTGCCAAGGTCGCGTTGCAGCACAACCTCGGCCTCGGCGGCGCCGCGGTCGTCACGATGTACCGCAAGGCAGCGTAA
- a CDS encoding aldolase catalytic domain-containing protein, which produces MEKAAKQEPDGPARRWLSYRPEIKIMDCTIRDGGLMNNHQFDDATVRAVYSACVQAGIDYMELGYKASKRIFVPAQYGCWKFCTEDDMRRVVGDNDSPLKLSVMADAERTDYHEDILPRGQSVLSMVRVATYIHQIPVALDMIKDAHDKGYETTLNLMAASTVPEWELDEALAILADSEVDAIYLVDSFGAFYSEQVRYLMEKFLRYTTPCGKTIGMHAHNNQQLAYANSIEAIILGANMLDGSMAGLGRGAGNCPIELLIGFLHNPKYRLRPVLQCIQEYIEPMRQKLLWGFDIPYMMTGLLNRHPRAAIEFNTTEHRGNLVKFFDSLVEEE; this is translated from the coding sequence ATGGAGAAAGCAGCGAAGCAAGAGCCCGACGGACCAGCCCGCCGCTGGCTGTCCTACCGCCCCGAAATCAAGATCATGGATTGCACCATCCGCGACGGCGGGCTGATGAACAATCACCAGTTCGACGACGCCACCGTCCGCGCCGTTTACAGCGCCTGCGTGCAAGCGGGCATCGATTACATGGAACTCGGCTACAAGGCCTCGAAACGGATCTTCGTCCCGGCGCAGTACGGCTGCTGGAAGTTCTGCACCGAGGACGACATGCGCCGGGTGGTGGGGGACAACGACTCCCCCTTGAAACTGTCGGTGATGGCCGACGCCGAACGCACTGACTATCACGAGGACATCTTGCCGCGCGGCCAGAGCGTGCTGAGCATGGTCCGCGTCGCCACCTACATCCACCAGATCCCCGTGGCCTTGGATATGATCAAGGACGCCCACGACAAGGGCTACGAGACCACCCTCAACCTGATGGCCGCCTCGACAGTGCCGGAGTGGGAGCTGGACGAAGCGCTGGCGATCCTGGCGGATTCGGAAGTCGATGCGATTTACCTGGTCGACAGCTTCGGCGCCTTCTACAGCGAGCAGGTCCGCTACCTGATGGAGAAGTTCCTGCGCTACACCACCCCCTGCGGCAAGACCATCGGCATGCACGCGCACAACAACCAGCAGCTGGCTTACGCCAACAGCATCGAAGCCATCATCCTGGGCGCCAACATGCTCGATGGCAGCATGGCCGGTCTCGGTCGCGGCGCCGGCAACTGCCCGATCGAACTGCTGATCGGTTTCCTCCACAACCCCAAGTACCGGCTCCGGCCCGTGCTGCAGTGCATTCAGGAATACATCGAGCCGATGCGGCAGAAGCTTCTCTGGGGCTTCGATATCCCGTACATGATGACCGGCCTGCTCAACCGCCACCCGCGCGCCGCCATCGAGTTCAACACCACCGAGCACCGCGGCAACCTGGTCAAGTTCTTCGACTCCCTGGTCGAAGAGGAGTAA
- a CDS encoding acyl-CoA dehydrogenase family protein, translated as MDFRDSPEERDFRSQFRGWLTEHAPGEPIPVEPEARAAFLLAWHRRLYAAGYVGLSFPVESGGRGLPPTYEAIFNDELGAAGAPPGPAFGHIANAIRLHGSEEQRRRHLPGLLSSQVRWCQGFSEPGAGSDLANLSTRAQAVEMNGAVTGYRITGQKIWTSEAVGADWCLLLARSEPGSCRHHGISVLLVPMRTPGIDCRAIVTASGTREFAEVFFDGAEVDAANLLGRPGQGWAIAMSLLGYERGPADIGWVSRFARTLRLLEDQARAGSLRTEPALRAALAKAYVDLRALQVQVQRTLSSRMDGSTPGPEGSIDKLLMTRTDQSLHRAMMDLRGAEPLLEDGLDLDLYFWSRAQSIFGGTSQIQRDIVAQRVLKLPRAGK; from the coding sequence ATGGATTTCCGCGATAGCCCCGAAGAACGCGACTTCCGCAGCCAGTTCCGCGGTTGGCTTACCGAGCACGCCCCCGGCGAGCCGATCCCGGTGGAGCCCGAAGCGCGGGCGGCGTTTCTCTTGGCCTGGCATCGCCGGCTCTACGCGGCTGGGTACGTCGGCCTGTCATTTCCTGTCGAGTCTGGCGGCCGTGGGCTGCCCCCGACGTACGAGGCCATCTTCAACGATGAGCTGGGCGCTGCCGGCGCACCGCCGGGGCCGGCGTTCGGCCACATTGCCAACGCCATTCGCCTCCACGGTAGCGAGGAGCAGAGGCGGCGGCATTTGCCCGGTCTGCTGTCGAGCCAGGTCCGTTGGTGTCAGGGGTTCAGTGAGCCGGGCGCGGGTTCGGATTTGGCCAACCTGTCGACACGCGCGCAAGCGGTCGAGATGAACGGTGCCGTAACCGGCTACCGCATCACCGGGCAAAAGATCTGGACCAGCGAGGCGGTAGGGGCCGACTGGTGTTTGTTGCTGGCGCGTTCTGAGCCGGGGTCGTGCCGCCACCACGGCATCTCCGTGTTGTTGGTGCCGATGCGCACGCCGGGCATCGACTGCCGGGCGATCGTGACCGCCAGCGGCACGCGCGAATTCGCCGAGGTGTTCTTCGACGGCGCCGAGGTGGACGCGGCCAACCTGCTCGGCAGGCCCGGTCAGGGATGGGCGATCGCGATGTCACTGCTGGGCTACGAACGCGGGCCGGCCGACATCGGCTGGGTGTCCCGCTTTGCGCGCACGCTACGCCTGCTCGAAGACCAGGCGCGTGCCGGCAGCCTGCGGACCGAGCCGGCGCTGCGAGCGGCGCTGGCGAAGGCGTACGTCGATCTGCGCGCGCTCCAGGTGCAAGTGCAACGAACGCTGTCGAGTCGCATGGACGGATCGACCCCGGGGCCGGAGGGCTCGATCGACAAGCTGCTGATGACGCGCACCGACCAGAGCCTGCACCGGGCGATGATGGACCTGCGCGGTGCGGAGCCGCTGCTCGAAGACGGCCTCGACCTCGACCTCTATTTCTGGTCGCGCGCCCAATCCATCTTCGGCGGTACCTCACAGATCCAGCGCGACATCGTCGCCCAACGCGTGCTCAAGCTGCCGCGAGCCGGGAAATAG
- a CDS encoding 3'-5' exonuclease encodes MKYLVFDIETRIDKGLVRAVYHPDEPLSDEEAYERVRQHLRQEYDSDFFPVPFHVPICVVLGRVSDDLRLSAVDTYSVAELSEAEVVRRFWAEVEAMDAKLVSFNGRGFDLPVLELQALRHGVAAPRYFNERYGLRYRYSDQQYDLHDFLTNAGAVRLRGGLDMLSKLIGLPGKTTVRGEQVEALWGAGETQAISRYCRRDVIQTYLLLLRVERMRGRVSQAQLEALWAAAAAWRAEL; translated from the coding sequence ATGAAGTACCTCGTCTTCGACATCGAAACGCGCATCGACAAGGGCTTGGTTCGTGCCGTGTATCATCCAGACGAGCCGCTGAGCGATGAAGAGGCCTACGAGCGGGTGCGCCAACACTTACGCCAGGAGTATGACAGCGACTTCTTTCCGGTCCCGTTCCACGTGCCGATCTGCGTGGTCCTGGGCCGGGTGTCCGATGACCTGAGGTTGAGCGCGGTCGATACCTATAGCGTGGCGGAGTTGTCGGAAGCCGAGGTAGTGCGGCGGTTTTGGGCCGAGGTCGAGGCGATGGACGCCAAGCTGGTCTCCTTCAACGGGCGCGGCTTCGATCTGCCGGTGTTGGAGCTGCAAGCGCTGCGGCACGGGGTCGCGGCCCCGCGCTATTTCAACGAGCGCTACGGGTTACGCTATCGCTACTCCGATCAGCAGTACGACCTGCACGACTTCCTCACCAACGCCGGCGCAGTACGGCTGCGCGGTGGTCTCGACATGCTGAGCAAGCTGATCGGTCTACCAGGTAAGACCACGGTTCGCGGCGAGCAGGTCGAGGCGCTGTGGGGCGCCGGCGAGACGCAGGCGATCAGCCGTTATTGCCGCCGCGATGTGATTCAGACCTACCTCTTGCTGTTGCGCGTCGAACGTATGCGCGGGCGCGTCAGCCAAGCCCAGCTCGAAGCACTTTGGGCCGCTGCCGCGGCTTGGCGCGCTGAGCTGTGA
- a CDS encoding methyltransferase — translation MLITAAVEEEVLADLPGGALRLIRVRDLARYIDRAVLLQNAGAPEPPYWAHLWAAALTLARLVANAAARWRGRRVLELGCGLGVPGLIAARGGAHVCFSDRDPDALRFVRRNLCANALQAEVFAMDWQRAAVRGGFDLCLAADVTYDPEANPALVDFLAAHLSESGEAWIAESVRTEEQRLPDLLRPRFALSEQRVAESEDGHRVWVRVLRARRLP, via the coding sequence GTGCTGATCACCGCAGCAGTCGAAGAAGAAGTCCTCGCGGATCTGCCGGGCGGCGCGCTGCGGCTCATTCGCGTGCGCGACCTGGCGCGATACATCGATCGCGCCGTGCTGTTGCAGAATGCCGGCGCGCCGGAACCGCCGTACTGGGCGCACTTGTGGGCCGCGGCCTTGACGCTGGCCCGCCTGGTTGCGAACGCCGCGGCGCGTTGGCGCGGCCGGCGCGTGCTCGAATTGGGCTGTGGCCTGGGCGTGCCCGGCTTGATCGCGGCACGCGGTGGGGCGCACGTATGCTTCAGTGACCGCGACCCTGATGCCTTGCGCTTTGTCCGGCGCAACCTCTGCGCCAATGCACTGCAGGCGGAAGTCTTCGCCATGGACTGGCAACGTGCCGCGGTGCGTGGCGGCTTCGATCTCTGTCTGGCAGCGGATGTCACCTATGATCCCGAGGCCAATCCCGCGCTGGTTGATTTCCTCGCCGCGCACCTGAGTGAGAGCGGCGAAGCCTGGATCGCGGAATCCGTTCGCACTGAAGAGCAGCGTCTGCCCGACCTGTTGCGGCCGCGCTTCGCGCTCAGCGAGCAGCGCGTGGCCGAATCAGAGGACGGTCACCGGGTCTGGGTGCGGGTGCTGCGGGCGCGGCGGTTGCCATGA
- a CDS encoding acyl-CoA dehydrogenase family protein, translating into MDASLTEEQQALRDSVARLAADLAPPSTAQLPPAGAGESEWAQLAEMGLLGMRIPESAGGMPVSGVEVVLAAEELGKRLVPLPFIGPAIIASSLLAAGGASAEVLESLASGQRRLAPVLDPTLARFASRGEAGVAWEARGAEAGLVIERDSGRLLAVRPRADRLNGVDLTRELRVVEAAAEIIDIGDLGGALPPEAMERTLALALAAICGDLVGVMQAALDLSVAYVSTRVQFGVPVGTFQAVQHLAAEAQVSTEAARGLAWYAGWAVEELDAHAALLAARTAKAYCSEHAREVTETALQLHGGVAFTWEHMAHVLVRRALVGRQTLGDEHAQLDAIAALRSARSYSLSSQVGAGVR; encoded by the coding sequence ATGGACGCCAGTCTGACCGAAGAACAGCAAGCACTACGCGACAGCGTCGCTCGACTGGCCGCTGATCTCGCTCCGCCATCGACCGCGCAGTTGCCGCCGGCCGGAGCGGGCGAAAGCGAATGGGCGCAGCTGGCTGAGATGGGTTTGCTGGGGATGCGGATTCCCGAGTCCGCCGGCGGAATGCCGGTCTCCGGGGTCGAGGTTGTCCTGGCGGCTGAAGAGCTCGGCAAGCGGCTGGTTCCTTTGCCGTTCATCGGCCCGGCGATCATCGCGAGCAGCCTGCTAGCCGCCGGCGGCGCGTCGGCCGAAGTACTGGAGTCGCTTGCCAGCGGCCAGCGGCGTCTGGCGCCGGTGCTCGATCCTACGTTGGCGCGGTTTGCGTCTCGCGGCGAGGCCGGCGTGGCCTGGGAGGCGAGAGGCGCAGAGGCGGGCCTGGTGATCGAGCGCGACTCGGGAAGATTGCTGGCGGTGCGCCCACGCGCCGATCGGCTCAACGGCGTCGATCTGACCCGCGAGTTGCGCGTGGTCGAGGCGGCAGCCGAGATCATCGATATCGGAGATCTCGGCGGCGCGCTGCCGCCGGAGGCTATGGAGCGGACGCTGGCCCTGGCGCTGGCGGCCATTTGCGGCGACCTTGTCGGCGTGATGCAGGCGGCCCTCGATCTCTCGGTGGCCTACGTCTCCACGCGCGTCCAGTTCGGCGTGCCCGTGGGCACGTTCCAGGCGGTGCAGCACCTGGCCGCCGAAGCGCAGGTATCGACCGAGGCCGCGCGCGGCTTGGCGTGGTACGCCGGCTGGGCGGTCGAGGAGCTGGACGCGCACGCAGCCCTGCTCGCAGCGCGCACGGCCAAAGCCTATTGCTCGGAGCATGCGCGGGAGGTGACCGAAACGGCGCTGCAACTGCACGGCGGGGTGGCGTTCACCTGGGAGCACATGGCGCACGTGCTGGTGCGGCGCGCGCTGGTCGGCCGCCAAACACTGGGTGACGAGCACGCGCAACTCGACGCGATCGCCGCTCTTCGGTCGGCCCGCTCTTACTCCCTCTCCTCCCAGGTCGGAGCTGGGGTGAGGTGA